A single Mangrovimonas sp. YM274 DNA region contains:
- a CDS encoding acyltransferase translates to MNIKSRIESVDIFRLLAIFCVIMIHTRPFLGSTLFGCGVNNYLGVFINQISRFAVPFFFTISGYFFALKISKSESIDKAAKTTLSRVFLIFIAWSGIYLFPWHKLFPLGEFNIVEALEFIKNRIIGNLKNPINFLFNGTKGHLWFLSSLIQVIFITFLWEKYKLRLSIFYVALMLFIIGNMALSYSKTPIGVDFGFYTRNGPFLGLLFFVSGFKFFQKDYKINYLKSGIMLSLLGVFIQCLETIVLKKYFDTSAISDYFFGTYFTGIGVSLIALSNNKVFRIPNLSSIGRKTLGVYGIHYIFIDILKPYKMQYCGTFVEIVFTLLVFGLSILTVYLMSFNRGLRKIVE, encoded by the coding sequence ATGAATATTAAATCACGAATTGAAAGTGTTGACATATTTAGATTGTTGGCTATTTTTTGTGTGATAATGATTCATACGAGGCCTTTTTTAGGAAGCACACTATTTGGTTGTGGAGTTAATAATTATTTAGGTGTATTTATCAATCAAATATCACGTTTCGCAGTGCCTTTTTTCTTTACCATTTCCGGTTATTTTTTTGCCTTAAAAATAAGTAAATCAGAATCGATCGATAAGGCTGCGAAAACGACTTTAAGTAGAGTTTTTCTGATTTTTATAGCATGGAGCGGTATTTATCTATTTCCGTGGCATAAATTATTCCCACTTGGTGAGTTTAATATTGTTGAAGCATTAGAATTTATTAAAAATAGAATTATAGGTAATTTAAAAAATCCAATCAATTTTTTATTTAATGGGACTAAAGGGCATTTGTGGTTTTTGTCTTCTTTAATTCAAGTAATTTTCATAACGTTTTTATGGGAAAAGTATAAATTAAGACTTAGTATTTTTTATGTTGCTTTAATGCTGTTTATAATAGGTAATATGGCATTATCCTATTCAAAGACTCCAATAGGAGTGGATTTTGGTTTTTATACACGTAATGGACCTTTTTTGGGATTACTGTTTTTTGTTTCTGGATTTAAATTTTTTCAAAAGGATTATAAGATCAATTACCTTAAATCAGGAATAATGCTTTCTTTGCTAGGAGTTTTTATACAGTGTCTTGAAACTATTGTGTTAAAAAAGTATTTTGATACATCTGCAATCTCTGACTATTTTTTTGGAACGTATTTTACTGGAATAGGAGTTTCTTTAATAGCATTATCCAATAATAAAGTTTTTAGAATACCTAATTTAAGTAGTATTGGGAGAAAAACGCTTGGGGTATATGGTATACATTATATTTTTATTGATATTTTGAAGCCCTATAAAATGCAATATTGTGGGACATTTGTAGAAATTGTTTTTACTTTGCTTGTTTTTGGGTTATCCATTTTAACTGTTTATTTAATGTCTTTTAATAGGGGATTAAGGAAAATTGTTGAATAA
- a CDS encoding glycosyltransferase, translated as MKKALFVLSGNLSTTPRAVKAIQSMPLGTTCELILVNRDDEWKKKDKEIINFLGIKTNYVELGRDPFLPWFKASLYQKLATFVYRIKPKSELINAYLSNKSSIVLWEYLKKQDYSYIDLIIGHSSGSLYPGFRLSSVINKPFVFDVEDYHPGESIAFDAENEKQRREFLMQALLPKVSAVTFASPLIEKYTKTLVGNLNNSDTVLNGFNSDEFVFFEPKKTNVGLKLVWFSQKVSFGRGLEQLFEAFIILNESQPEIDLELTLIGEMDLEFQNKVINPLVLQLKDSKIQFFIKKALQQKELHAEVCRYDVGLALEFDSRDLNRQICLTNKIITYAQAGLYILATDTKAQDQFIGENPELGVLSQQSSQNLADTLLSLCQNASQIKAQKQKRFNLGKKLSWDQEQEKLKSIWQQIL; from the coding sequence ATGAAAAAAGCCCTTTTTGTTTTATCTGGAAATTTGTCGACTACGCCTAGGGCAGTCAAAGCGATACAATCAATGCCCTTAGGTACTACCTGCGAGCTTATATTGGTTAATCGGGACGATGAATGGAAGAAAAAAGATAAAGAAATAATAAACTTTCTGGGTATTAAAACGAATTATGTAGAATTAGGGAGAGATCCTTTTTTACCCTGGTTTAAAGCATCTTTATATCAAAAGTTAGCAACTTTTGTCTATAGAATAAAACCCAAGAGCGAGCTGATCAATGCATACCTAAGTAATAAGTCCAGTATTGTATTATGGGAGTATTTAAAAAAACAAGATTATTCCTATATCGATTTGATAATAGGACATAGTTCGGGAAGTTTGTATCCCGGATTTCGATTAAGTTCAGTAATAAACAAACCTTTTGTTTTCGATGTAGAGGATTATCACCCTGGAGAGAGTATTGCCTTTGATGCAGAAAATGAAAAGCAGCGACGTGAATTTTTAATGCAGGCCTTGTTGCCTAAGGTTAGTGCAGTTACGTTTGCAAGCCCTTTAATAGAAAAGTACACAAAAACTTTAGTCGGTAATTTAAATAATTCAGACACTGTCCTTAATGGGTTTAACTCGGATGAATTTGTTTTCTTTGAACCAAAAAAAACTAATGTAGGTTTAAAATTAGTTTGGTTTAGTCAGAAAGTTAGTTTCGGAAGGGGATTGGAGCAACTGTTTGAGGCATTCATTATTTTAAATGAATCACAGCCTGAAATCGACTTAGAGTTGACTTTGATAGGTGAAATGGATTTAGAATTTCAGAATAAAGTTATAAATCCTTTAGTTTTACAATTGAAAGATTCCAAAATTCAATTCTTTATTAAAAAAGCATTACAACAGAAAGAGCTCCATGCCGAAGTTTGCCGTTATGATGTTGGATTGGCCCTTGAATTTGATTCACGAGATCTTAACAGACAAATTTGTTTGACGAATAAAATTATCACTTACGCCCAAGCAGGCTTGTATATTTTAGCAACAGATACTAAAGCTCAAGATCAATTTATTGGCGAGAATCCAGAATTAGGAGTTTTAAGTCAACAATCATCACAAAATTTAGCGGATACCTTATTGAGTTTGTGTCAGAATGCCTCTCAAATTAAAGCGCAAAAACAGAAACGTTTTAATTTAGGAAAGAAACTCAGTTGGGATCAGGAACAAGAAAAATTAAAAAGCATTTGGCAACAAATTCTATAA
- a CDS encoding glycosyltransferase produces the protein MKILIPVDPEIPVPPRLYGGVERLVDGLIMAYAKEGHEVVLVAHEDSTNKLAKLYAWPAKHSRGLLNSIQNTRKLYSVVNQEKPDVIHSFGRLVYMLPEMIFKKIPLVMTYGRAISIKTTGMSSKIAGDKLQFTCCGEHMLKQLPDVKKFTPIHNFTLTDYFVPNKNVSKDFLMFLGRIEDIKGTKEAIDVAIATNQKLLIAGNIQEGHDDYFENYIKPYLDNPLIEYVGPVNDEQKLHYLQRAKAFLFPIKWEEPFGIVLAEAMACGVPVIGFRRGSVPEVVKDGVTGYVVDNVEQMIKAVENINAINRDIVRKDCEDRFSLEFISGEYLKLFKRMLEN, from the coding sequence ATGAAAATATTAATCCCAGTCGATCCTGAAATTCCTGTTCCACCTAGACTTTATGGTGGCGTTGAACGCTTAGTGGATGGTTTAATTATGGCCTATGCAAAAGAGGGACATGAGGTAGTTTTAGTAGCTCATGAGGATAGTACTAATAAGCTAGCTAAGTTATATGCTTGGCCTGCAAAGCATTCTAGGGGCTTATTAAATTCAATACAGAACACAAGAAAATTGTATTCGGTTGTAAATCAGGAAAAACCGGATGTCATTCACAGTTTTGGGAGGTTAGTATATATGCTTCCAGAAATGATTTTTAAGAAAATTCCTCTAGTTATGACCTATGGTCGGGCAATCAGTATAAAAACCACTGGTATGTCCTCTAAAATAGCAGGAGATAAATTACAATTTACTTGTTGTGGAGAGCACATGTTGAAACAGCTTCCGGATGTCAAGAAATTTACACCAATCCATAATTTTACCTTAACAGATTATTTTGTTCCAAATAAAAATGTTTCTAAAGATTTTTTAATGTTTTTAGGACGTATTGAAGATATAAAAGGGACTAAAGAAGCAATAGATGTAGCCATAGCAACAAACCAAAAGCTGCTGATAGCAGGTAATATTCAAGAAGGGCATGATGATTATTTTGAAAATTATATAAAACCATACTTGGACAATCCATTGATAGAGTATGTAGGCCCAGTAAACGACGAGCAAAAATTACATTATTTACAAAGAGCAAAAGCGTTTTTATTTCCTATAAAGTGGGAAGAACCTTTTGGAATTGTATTGGCAGAGGCTATGGCTTGCGGTGTTCCTGTAATAGGGTTCAGACGTGGATCTGTACCTGAAGTTGTAAAAGACGGTGTAACTGGATATGTAGTTGATAATGTAGAACAAATGATTAAGGCTGTAGAAAATATTAATGCAATAAACCGAGATATCGTTCGGAAAGATTGTGAGGACAGATTTTCTCTAGAATTTATTTCTGGAGAATATTTGAAGCTTTTTAAAAGGATGTTAGAGAACTAA
- a CDS encoding glycosyltransferase: MCKVSVVIPLFNAVTFIEETLQSVFNQTFENIEVIIVDDDSTDGSFELAKKYQSDTVKVVKNKDKGACAARNYGFELSSGDYIQYLDADDLLSSNKIESQVKVLNGVRDQLAVCNTIHFYETPDTGICTDTDYVFSTDAPEDLFIKLWGGLDSKMNMIQTSAWLTPRALIEEAGSWNEQLAKDQDGEFFARVGLQSKGIIYVPEAKNYYRKHIKGSNIASQKQRKHIKSNLLATDLKSQYLFNISQSQEAKLAIATQYKHVAMDAWPEFKDITKKAMEACQDLGGSFYKPKLGGSVIELIKSVFGWRIAKSVSFYGHKLMKR; encoded by the coding sequence ATGTGTAAAGTATCCGTCGTAATTCCTTTATTCAATGCTGTTACTTTTATTGAGGAAACACTTCAATCTGTTTTTAATCAAACATTTGAAAATATTGAAGTAATTATTGTAGACGATGACTCTACTGATGGTAGTTTCGAATTAGCTAAAAAATATCAATCCGATACGGTTAAAGTTGTCAAAAACAAAGACAAAGGGGCTTGTGCTGCTCGCAATTATGGATTTGAATTAAGCTCTGGCGATTATATTCAATATTTGGATGCCGACGATCTGTTAAGTTCCAATAAAATTGAAAGCCAAGTCAAGGTTTTAAATGGTGTTCGGGATCAATTGGCAGTTTGTAATACCATACACTTTTACGAAACCCCAGACACAGGAATTTGTACCGATACCGATTATGTGTTTTCAACCGATGCTCCCGAGGATTTATTTATAAAACTTTGGGGCGGTTTGGATAGTAAAATGAATATGATTCAGACCAGTGCTTGGTTAACACCTAGAGCATTAATTGAGGAAGCAGGTTCTTGGAACGAGCAATTGGCAAAGGACCAGGATGGCGAGTTTTTTGCGCGGGTGGGCTTACAAAGCAAAGGCATTATATATGTTCCTGAAGCTAAGAATTATTACCGTAAGCATATAAAAGGCAGTAATATAGCTTCGCAGAAACAACGAAAACATATCAAAAGTAATTTATTAGCCACCGATTTAAAGTCCCAATATTTGTTTAACATATCGCAATCTCAAGAAGCCAAGTTAGCTATAGCGACGCAATATAAGCATGTGGCTATGGATGCTTGGCCTGAATTTAAAGATATTACCAAAAAAGCTATGGAAGCTTGCCAAGACTTAGGGGGGAGTTTTTATAAACCTAAGTTAGGTGGATCGGTTATAGAACTTATAAAATCGGTTTTTGGTTGGAGAATAGCTAAGAGCGTATCTTTTTATGGTCATAAACTTATGAAACGTTAA
- a CDS encoding glycosyltransferase family 4 protein, translating to MKKLAIVVSHPIQYYAPWFKLLAERQNIKLKVFYTWSQAAEDVEDKTFGKTIKWDIPLLEGYDYEFVENSSKDPGTHHKNGIICPELIAKVSAWHPDAILVFGWYLKSHFKVMKHFKGKIPVWFRGDSTLLDEISGVKTILRRFYLTWVYKHIDKAFYVGAENKRYFKAHGVKEYQLVFAPHAIDNSRFADSEIIQYEIQALEWRKELGFSEDDIVILFAGKFEAKKQPDFLLKAFQKANKDREIPLKFVLVGHGPLENKLKDLAENDRNITVLPFQNQSKMPILYRLGDVICLPSKGPGETWGLAVNEAMASRRPVIVSSKVGCASDLVRENVNGFVFDYNNHLALEKILTGLNKHELQILGNKAKQDIKAWNFETIVGAIEREIQNNI from the coding sequence ATGAAAAAATTAGCAATAGTCGTATCACATCCTATTCAGTATTATGCGCCTTGGTTTAAGTTGCTGGCAGAGCGTCAAAATATTAAACTAAAGGTGTTTTATACTTGGTCGCAGGCAGCAGAAGATGTAGAAGATAAAACTTTTGGAAAAACGATTAAATGGGATATACCGCTTTTAGAAGGCTATGATTACGAATTTGTTGAAAATAGTTCTAAAGATCCAGGAACACATCATAAAAATGGGATTATTTGTCCTGAGCTTATAGCTAAGGTTAGTGCATGGCACCCAGATGCCATTCTAGTTTTTGGCTGGTATTTAAAAAGTCATTTTAAGGTAATGAAGCACTTTAAAGGCAAAATTCCAGTTTGGTTTAGGGGAGACTCAACATTGTTGGATGAAATTTCAGGAGTTAAAACAATTTTAAGGCGCTTCTATTTAACCTGGGTGTATAAACATATTGACAAGGCGTTTTATGTCGGAGCAGAAAACAAGCGATATTTTAAGGCGCATGGGGTAAAGGAGTATCAATTGGTTTTTGCCCCTCATGCTATTGATAATTCACGATTTGCAGATTCTGAAATTATTCAATATGAAATCCAAGCTTTGGAATGGAGAAAGGAACTTGGTTTTTCAGAAGATGACATCGTGATTTTATTTGCTGGTAAATTTGAAGCAAAAAAGCAGCCTGATTTCTTACTGAAGGCATTTCAAAAGGCTAATAAAGACCGAGAAATCCCATTGAAATTTGTTTTAGTTGGACATGGTCCATTGGAAAACAAATTAAAAGACTTAGCTGAGAATGATAGGAATATTACAGTTTTACCGTTTCAAAATCAAAGTAAAATGCCAATATTATACAGATTAGGAGATGTTATTTGCTTACCTTCGAAGGGGCCAGGTGAGACTTGGGGATTGGCGGTGAATGAAGCAATGGCATCTAGAAGGCCTGTGATTGTGAGTTCAAAGGTAGGATGTGCATCAGATCTTGTTAGGGAGAATGTTAATGGTTTTGTTTTTGATTATAATAATCATTTAGCATTAGAAAAGATATTAACAGGTTTAAATAAACACGAGTTACAAATCCTGGGAAATAAAGCAAAACAAGACATTAAAGCCTGGAATTTTGAGACTATTGTAGGAGCAATAGAAAGGGAGATTCAGAATAACATTTAA